The following coding sequences are from one Alkalinema sp. FACHB-956 window:
- the trxA gene encoding thioredoxin codes for MGTATFINNEAEFDGLVSAESVLVVDCTASWCGPCKLVAPLMDQLAEEYLDRAKVLKLDLDSNPGVAKRFGIRSIPAVMFFKQGQLVETLVGVKPYEEFSQAVQQLL; via the coding sequence ATGGGAACTGCGACGTTTATTAACAATGAAGCCGAATTTGATGGATTGGTCAGTGCAGAATCGGTGCTGGTGGTTGATTGCACGGCATCTTGGTGTGGGCCTTGCAAATTGGTTGCGCCCTTAATGGATCAACTGGCGGAGGAATACCTCGATCGAGCCAAGGTTCTGAAATTGGATCTTGATAGCAATCCAGGTGTTGCAAAGCGATTTGGCATTCGCAGTATTCCAGCAGTAATGTTTTTTAAACAAGGCCAACTGGTAGAAACTCTAGTGGGTGTAAAGCCCTACGAGGAATTTAGTCAAGCAGTACAGCAGTTATTGTAA
- a CDS encoding CBS domain-containing protein — translation MMNAADIMTREVVTISGSATVAEAVKLMKDKGLRALIVEPRSETDPYGMVTETDVVYKVVAHGHDPKVMRVYEIMTKPCVVVNPELGVEYVARLFAQTRIRRAPVIQNGLLGVISVSDILRKSDFVEIPKQLFLEDRIEVAREEARAICKEKGETSRDCAVAWDTVEELKAIAADQRRQKQPITR, via the coding sequence ATGATGAATGCAGCCGATATTATGACCCGTGAAGTGGTCACCATTTCCGGCTCTGCCACCGTCGCAGAAGCCGTGAAATTGATGAAGGATAAAGGTTTACGGGCATTAATTGTAGAACCCCGTAGTGAGACCGATCCCTACGGCATGGTGACGGAGACGGACGTGGTTTACAAAGTGGTTGCCCATGGCCATGATCCCAAAGTCATGCGCGTTTACGAAATCATGACGAAGCCCTGTGTAGTGGTCAACCCAGAGTTAGGCGTGGAATACGTCGCACGACTTTTTGCTCAAACGCGGATTCGGCGAGCCCCCGTTATTCAAAACGGCTTGCTGGGGGTGATTTCCGTCAGCGATATCCTGCGCAAAAGTGACTTTGTTGAAATCCCTAAGCAACTGTTCCTTGAAGATCGCATTGAAGTGGCACGGGAAGAAGCGCGAGCAATTTGTAAAGAGAAAGGCGAAACCTCACGGGATTGTGCCGTTGCTTGGGACACAGTCGAGGAATTAAAAGCGATCGCGGCGGATCAACGTAGACAAAAGCAACCCATAACTCGTTAG
- a CDS encoding CBS domain-containing protein, whose product MMRADEIMTKQVITIRGSATVAEAVALMKEKCLRALVVEPRSETDPYGMVTETDIVYKVAAHGHDPKAMHVYEIMTKPCVVVNPELGVEYVARLFAQTRIRRAPVIKNGLLGIISVSDILRKSDFVEKPKTNFERYCEENPSAPEARIYED is encoded by the coding sequence ATGATGCGGGCAGACGAAATTATGACCAAACAGGTCATTACCATTCGCGGATCTGCAACGGTTGCAGAAGCAGTAGCTTTAATGAAGGAGAAATGCCTGCGGGCTTTAGTTGTGGAACCCCGCAGCGAAACCGATCCCTATGGCATGGTGACGGAAACGGATATCGTTTATAAAGTCGCGGCCCATGGCCATGATCCCAAAGCCATGCACGTTTACGAAATCATGACAAAGCCCTGTGTAGTGGTCAATCCAGAGTTAGGGGTGGAGTACGTGGCGCGGCTCTTTGCTCAAACCAGAATTCGGCGGGCACCTGTGATTAAAAATGGACTGCTCGGGATTATTTCCGTCAGTGACATTTTGCGAAAAAGTGACTTTGTCGAGAAGCCGAAGACTAATTTTGAACGTTACTGCGAAGAGAACCCCAGTGCACCAGAAGCCCGGATCTATGAAGATTAA
- a CDS encoding DUF4346 domain-containing protein translates to MTILAFTDAKVLDDKLSNRFIELDETGYFLIYLDRTAGHICADLYSNTINDKGLACDPETGEPLPCNGPLERKPIAVFRGRTAKELCIELFEKPAPPLVLRLDHAAYLGREFVRAEIALYAGQEYVQD, encoded by the coding sequence ATGACCATCCTTGCCTTCACCGACGCCAAAGTTTTAGACGACAAACTATCCAACCGTTTCATTGAACTAGACGAAACCGGATATTTCTTGATTTACCTCGATCGAACCGCTGGCCACATCTGCGCCGATCTCTACAGCAACACCATCAACGACAAAGGACTCGCCTGCGACCCCGAAACCGGAGAACCCCTCCCCTGCAACGGCCCATTAGAACGCAAACCGATCGCCGTCTTTCGGGGCAGAACCGCCAAAGAACTCTGCATCGAACTGTTTGAAAAACCAGCCCCCCCCCTCGTGCTGCGGCTAGACCATGCCGCCTACCTAGGCCGGGAATTCGTACGGGCAGAAATCGCCCTCTACGCAGGCCAGGAATACGTCCAAGATTAA
- a CDS encoding peroxiredoxin has product MALPVGATAPDFTVQDTNGNTVKLADYAGKTVVLYFYPKDDTPGCTKEACSFRDNYQQYLDQGITVFGVSMDDSASHQAFTSKFNLPFPLLADTDGAITQAYDVAGEMNGFKYAKRVTYVIGADGNIQQVYETVNTETHATDILSALGL; this is encoded by the coding sequence ATGGCTTTACCAGTTGGCGCAACTGCCCCCGACTTTACTGTTCAAGACACCAACGGCAACACGGTTAAACTAGCTGACTACGCAGGCAAAACCGTCGTCCTATACTTCTATCCCAAAGATGACACCCCCGGTTGCACCAAAGAAGCTTGCAGCTTCCGGGACAACTACCAGCAATACCTGGATCAGGGCATTACGGTCTTCGGTGTCAGCATGGATGACTCCGCCTCCCACCAAGCGTTTACCAGCAAGTTCAATCTGCCCTTTCCCCTCCTGGCCGACACCGATGGCGCAATCACCCAAGCCTACGACGTAGCCGGAGAAATGAACGGCTTCAAATATGCGAAGCGGGTGACCTATGTGATCGGGGCCGATGGCAACATCCAGCAGGTCTATGAAACGGTCAACACCGAAACCCACGCCACGGATATCCTGAGCGCGTTGGGCCTGTAA
- a CDS encoding CBS domain-containing protein, with product MAFSSFINWVPDLTAAIDPHTLTVPPETRLGDAIALISQAHHPPEWLLREMDEEYATAPMLESHPSPRNSCMLIVQGKELLGILTERDIVRLTAQVVDLQNVTVAEVMIQPVITLSRQAVQDIFAVLFLFRRYRIRHLPIVDEQEHLVGVISHASILQLLRPANLLRFRRVADVMTRQVIQAPLHAPVLQLAQLMADHRVSCVVITQRNEEDNLDPVGIVTERDIVQFQALQMNLLTTPAGDVMSTPLFLLSPEDSLWMAHQEMQKRRVGRLVVSWNWGMGMGIVTQTSLLRVFDPMELYGVIENLQTMMASGELMRSPLMSAENSPENLRDPVRALVLSQLQTVQQGLESLLHPPPLPPAAQRSRLKAILNILEQMRQTIAANPP from the coding sequence ATGGCCTTTTCCTCTTTCATAAATTGGGTCCCTGATTTGACAGCGGCGATCGATCCCCACACCCTAACAGTCCCGCCAGAAACCCGTTTAGGAGACGCGATCGCACTCATTAGCCAAGCACACCATCCCCCTGAATGGCTGCTGCGCGAAATGGACGAAGAGTATGCGACGGCTCCAATGCTGGAATCTCACCCGAGTCCTCGCAACAGTTGTATGCTGATCGTGCAAGGAAAAGAGTTGTTAGGTATCTTGACTGAACGGGATATCGTCCGGCTCACTGCTCAAGTCGTTGACTTGCAGAATGTGACGGTTGCCGAAGTGATGATACAGCCCGTGATTACCTTATCCCGGCAAGCTGTACAAGACATTTTTGCGGTTTTATTCCTCTTTCGTCGCTACCGCATTCGCCATTTACCGATCGTGGACGAACAGGAGCACCTGGTTGGGGTGATTTCCCATGCCAGTATTCTTCAGCTTCTACGACCGGCGAATTTATTGCGATTTCGTCGAGTGGCGGATGTTATGACCCGCCAGGTGATTCAAGCCCCCCTCCATGCCCCTGTGCTGCAATTGGCCCAACTGATGGCAGACCATCGCGTCAGTTGTGTGGTGATTACTCAACGCAATGAAGAAGATAACCTTGATCCCGTAGGTATTGTGACGGAACGGGATATTGTGCAATTTCAAGCATTACAAATGAATCTCCTCACCACGCCTGCGGGAGATGTCATGAGTACACCGCTTTTTCTCCTCAGCCCAGAAGATTCTCTATGGATGGCTCACCAGGAAATGCAAAAACGGCGGGTGGGTCGCTTGGTGGTGTCTTGGAATTGGGGGATGGGGATGGGAATTGTGACGCAAACGAGTTTATTACGGGTGTTTGACCCCATGGAACTGTATGGAGTGATTGAAAATTTACAAACCATGATGGCATCGGGAGAGCTGATGCGATCGCCCCTCATGTCGGCGGAAAATAGTCCTGAGAATCTTAGGGATCCAGTCCGAGCCCTTGTGTTATCTCAACTCCAGACTGTGCAGCAGGGATTGGAGTCACTTTTGCATCCCCCTCCCTTACCCCCCGCAGCCCAGCGATCGCGGTTAAAAGCAATCTTAAACATCCTGGAACAGATGAGACAGACGATCGCTGCCAATCCGCCTTAA
- a CDS encoding C39 family peptidase: MTNTANLDTTNLAPKVTNPPVYSGPKEVLLGKPVLLKGSYDASRITKLTIRAEDKFALPVTLKNGTWEVNMPKGFSSPGARWFRVQGFDKAGKQVESRIFYMTVSRDPLTVAQALTLKVLRDTFFKATPQDSSKLNNQQKVLVKAGQIFHVNRYGSMDAHLKLELAESIAPVGNFGYFYEAHVQLSKGTQVLRFTVDDVPDTPGDGIQMLVTTTTFLKKSREDSDSLPSNQKAQLMQGQTLQIKGYACLGGHFRVTLADPIAGFGDVGFIYWRHVRLTRLGQEIPFDPDALTARILQDTVLKKSPVDSSKLAAQDKVSLPAGRVYGVSSYTIEGGHIKLSTTEEFPGFGNTGYIFPNFVQMQRGGRSFNPIPPQVELNVPYFSQRDNPRLYWSTCNVTSIAMVFYYYGVRSKDGGQLEDELLQWCLDRYGAGSQTDHSVLIKLIEAYGFKSQFSTTYKWQDIKEELINRRPVVLCGYFTHGGHIVTVVGYTPQGYIVNDPWGDGYYGYASTEGRKLIYPYDYTTQMCGVDGDVWAHFIRRA, encoded by the coding sequence ATGACGAATACAGCAAATCTGGACACCACTAACCTCGCCCCCAAGGTCACCAATCCTCCCGTTTACAGCGGGCCGAAAGAAGTGCTCCTGGGGAAACCCGTGCTTCTTAAAGGCAGTTATGACGCCTCGCGGATTACCAAATTAACCATCCGAGCAGAGGATAAATTTGCCCTGCCCGTCACCCTCAAAAACGGCACCTGGGAAGTCAATATGCCCAAGGGCTTTTCCTCTCCGGGGGCACGCTGGTTCCGCGTCCAAGGCTTCGACAAAGCTGGCAAACAAGTTGAAAGTCGAATTTTTTATATGACGGTTAGCCGGGATCCCCTGACGGTGGCCCAGGCGCTGACCCTGAAAGTCTTACGAGATACTTTTTTTAAAGCCACGCCCCAGGATTCCTCTAAGTTAAATAACCAACAAAAGGTTCTGGTCAAGGCAGGGCAAATCTTTCACGTTAACCGCTACGGTTCCATGGATGCCCACTTGAAATTGGAACTGGCGGAAAGTATTGCCCCAGTGGGGAACTTTGGCTATTTCTACGAAGCCCACGTCCAACTGAGCAAAGGCACCCAGGTGTTGCGCTTTACGGTGGACGATGTGCCCGACACCCCCGGCGATGGCATCCAAATGCTGGTCACCACCACCACGTTTCTGAAGAAATCGCGGGAAGATTCCGATAGTCTGCCAAGCAACCAGAAAGCCCAACTGATGCAGGGACAAACCTTGCAGATCAAAGGCTATGCCTGCCTGGGGGGACATTTTCGGGTGACCTTGGCAGACCCGATCGCCGGGTTTGGCGATGTGGGATTCATCTACTGGCGGCATGTGCGCTTAACCCGCCTCGGCCAGGAAATTCCCTTCGATCCCGATGCCCTCACCGCTCGGATTCTCCAAGATACAGTGCTGAAAAAATCCCCCGTGGATTCTTCCAAGCTCGCGGCCCAAGACAAGGTCAGCCTGCCTGCGGGTCGGGTCTACGGCGTCTCCAGCTACACGATCGAAGGCGGTCACATCAAGCTCTCGACCACCGAAGAATTCCCCGGCTTTGGCAACACGGGCTATATTTTCCCGAACTTTGTGCAAATGCAGCGGGGGGGCCGATCGTTTAATCCCATTCCGCCCCAGGTGGAATTGAACGTGCCCTACTTCTCCCAACGGGATAATCCACGCCTCTATTGGTCTACTTGTAACGTCACCTCGATCGCCATGGTGTTTTACTACTACGGCGTGCGATCGAAGGATGGTGGGCAACTGGAAGATGAACTGCTGCAATGGTGCCTCGATCGCTACGGGGCAGGCTCCCAAACTGACCACAGTGTATTGATTAAGCTAATCGAAGCCTACGGATTTAAGAGCCAATTTAGTACAACCTATAAATGGCAGGACATCAAGGAAGAATTGATCAATCGCCGACCCGTGGTGCTCTGCGGCTATTTCACCCACGGGGGCCACATTGTTACCGTTGTGGGCTACACGCCGCAAGGCTACATTGTGAACGATCCCTGGGGGGATGGTTATTACGGCTATGCCAGCACCGAAGGCCGTAAGTTAATCTATCCCTACGACTACACGACGCAGATGTGTGGGGTCGATGGGGATGTGTGGGCGCACTTTATCCGGAGAGCCTAA
- a CDS encoding TPM domain-containing protein, producing the protein MNQLLHRTDQALRRLCTIGLICLLATQLFLAPAWATSIYEVPDFEENSHVVDQAEVLSRSTEGHINGTFRDLEKSTGQEVYVVTIRRLDYEETIESFAQALFKRWFPDAADQTNVTLVAIDVLTDNSAVVSGEGAKARLTDEIAESVAKETILVPLKYGNRYNQAFNDATDRIAAVLSGQEDPGPPEVKDTVNVESTFASPEETEESNATVWVIVLLVLATAIPMATYYLYVYLGNR; encoded by the coding sequence ATGAATCAACTCCTCCACCGGACTGATCAAGCCCTGCGGCGGCTTTGCACGATCGGTCTGATCTGCCTGTTGGCAACCCAACTGTTCCTGGCTCCCGCTTGGGCAACCAGTATTTACGAAGTGCCAGATTTTGAAGAAAATTCCCATGTGGTGGATCAGGCGGAAGTGCTGAGCCGCTCGACGGAAGGGCACATCAATGGGACGTTCCGTGACTTGGAGAAAAGCACGGGGCAGGAAGTGTATGTGGTGACGATCCGTCGTTTGGATTATGAAGAGACGATCGAGAGCTTTGCCCAGGCGCTGTTTAAGCGGTGGTTCCCCGATGCGGCGGATCAAACAAATGTTACCTTGGTGGCGATCGATGTCTTGACGGACAATAGCGCGGTGGTGTCGGGCGAGGGTGCCAAGGCGCGGTTGACCGATGAGATTGCTGAAAGTGTGGCGAAGGAAACGATTTTGGTGCCGCTGAAGTATGGCAATCGCTACAATCAAGCGTTCAATGATGCGACCGATCGGATTGCGGCGGTACTGTCTGGCCAAGAGGATCCTGGCCCCCCTGAGGTGAAGGATACGGTGAATGTAGAAAGTACGTTTGCTTCGCCGGAGGAAACGGAGGAAAGTAATGCAACGGTCTGGGTGATTGTGTTGCTGGTGTTGGCGACAGCGATTCCCATGGCGACCTATTACCTCTACGTTTATCTGGGGAATCGCTAA
- a CDS encoding clan AA aspartic protease gives MMHGIVNSSCEATISLVVSNTNRQTHLIDAVIDTGYTGFLSLPREIIVTLNLPWTGFDRGTLGDGSEVTFEVYAATIIWDGQYRNIPVNEAETDPLVGMSLLYGYDLYIRAVEGGNVTIKPVE, from the coding sequence ATGATGCACGGTATCGTCAATTCAAGCTGTGAGGCGACAATTTCTCTAGTTGTGAGCAATACAAATCGTCAGACCCACCTGATTGATGCAGTAATTGATACAGGCTATACAGGATTTTTGAGCCTGCCGCGTGAAATCATTGTTACCCTAAACCTTCCTTGGACAGGGTTCGATCGTGGAACTTTAGGCGATGGTAGCGAAGTTACTTTTGAGGTTTATGCCGCAACCATTATTTGGGACGGACAATACCGGAATATTCCTGTTAATGAAGCGGAGACTGATCCATTAGTCGGAATGAGTTTACTGTATGGCTACGATTTGTATATCCGGGCGGTAGAAGGTGGTAACGTCACCATCAAGCCTGTTGAGTAG
- a CDS encoding universal stress protein produces the protein MFQKILVAMDSTPTAQAVFTKAVALAQAMNASLMVLHVLSAEDEGSPGWPLGMVEGSDQSGTCQETPMFFSVYDEINWEAHRRQWQQYEKESREKFQSYSEQAIAMGIKTEFTQIPGKPGQAIKKIAQTWKADLIVMGSRGRTGLSELILGSVSNYVMHHAPCSVLIVHS, from the coding sequence ATGTTTCAGAAAATTCTAGTTGCAATGGACAGTACACCCACAGCCCAAGCTGTTTTTACAAAGGCTGTTGCTTTAGCCCAAGCAATGAACGCTAGTCTCATGGTGTTACATGTATTGTCTGCGGAGGATGAAGGTAGTCCGGGTTGGCCTCTGGGCATGGTCGAGGGTAGTGATCAATCAGGGACATGTCAAGAAACCCCTATGTTCTTCTCAGTTTATGATGAGATTAATTGGGAAGCCCATCGGCGGCAGTGGCAGCAATATGAGAAGGAAAGCCGTGAGAAATTCCAATCCTACAGCGAACAAGCGATCGCGATGGGGATCAAGACCGAGTTCACTCAAATTCCAGGCAAGCCTGGTCAAGCAATCAAGAAAATAGCACAAACCTGGAAAGCCGACTTGATTGTGATGGGAAGCCGGGGTCGTACAGGGCTGAGTGAGCTGATTTTAGGCAGTGTGAGTAATTATGTCATGCACCATGCACCCTGCTCAGTACTCATCGTGCATTCTTAA